One Nitrospirota bacterium DNA segment encodes these proteins:
- a CDS encoding shikimate kinase produces MKNIVLTGFMGTGKTAVSAELARLTGFGRVEIDKEIERTAGMSISRIFERFGEPRFREMETEAIKRFSRERRLIISTGGGAVMKKENVAALREGGVIVCLTASPETILKRTSKNAERPLLQVQDPMGRITELLEKRRPFYEAADIMVDTEGKSPRQVAREILERVPRAEG; encoded by the coding sequence TTCATGGGCACGGGGAAGACGGCGGTCAGCGCCGAGCTGGCGCGCCTGACGGGCTTCGGGCGCGTGGAGATAGACAAGGAGATAGAGCGGACCGCCGGCATGAGCATCTCCCGGATATTCGAGCGCTTCGGGGAGCCGCGCTTCCGGGAGATGGAGACCGAGGCGATAAAGCGGTTCTCACGGGAAAGGAGACTCATCATCTCCACCGGCGGAGGGGCGGTCATGAAGAAGGAGAACGTGGCGGCCCTCAGGGAGGGGGGCGTCATCGTCTGCCTGACGGCCTCCCCCGAGACCATCCTCAAGCGGACGAGCAAGAACGCCGAGCGCCCCCTCCTTCAGGTGCAAGACCCCATGGGCAGGATAACGGAGCTTCTCGAGAAGCGCCGCCCCTTCTACGAGGCGGCCGACATCATGGTGGACACCGAGGGGAAAAGCCCCCGCCAGGTGGCCCGGGAGATACTGGAGCGTGTCCCCCGGGCGGAGGGCTGA